The following proteins are encoded in a genomic region of Montipora foliosa isolate CH-2021 chromosome 8, ASM3666993v2, whole genome shotgun sequence:
- the LOC138012433 gene encoding uncharacterized protein isoform X1, with protein sequence MVWWTWIWLMSSLVWSALKSADKIENYCIDFFCKGSRSIENTANKESLQWPAGKYGIPKPVMGCPRADGFQWMAGWRSQDTNNNLSKNRKSISFHLDGAVDVKKVNRSFCLKTATMTDLNRTTWPPGQYCVYKKGPDCPAGLKNGFVYWDDDDLVNGNDNGGNLPDGVYDTNTKIEFCCQSDGNKNDPVLLPTETPFYLFPYKSPICQMVKWAVLTLEWIYYDTEDFSNDDNRGGAYPYDASTKHPTLYYCYYRGCNRTLTSVNGTFHSPNFPNKKSDGMYCAWKIKGIPGTRIHLQFSNFSLHIQNETEKLIVYDGDDVTGMVLGVFYGSLLPPRKGIYSSSNHLLVIFVSNAIASLSGFNASYFAKEMATSAPTNVTTAKRPEVKSSTTTMATTVQSSKSTTAETSASDDPTKEGEKKNQRKKSDEKSVNVIAVAIPLVGLVMLASFFGAAFLYWKRNRRRQRGNGNSGQAVYFRPMEAETRTSVGNPFYNQTVKPIDTFKDEGESYSNFTKERTSCFENADELYADVQEGEGEIKNGTYTEQHNENPLYESSGNDTMGNPIYDRFVAVDVKGAKEVGVPLERRMRRRELFAQRYFS encoded by the exons AATCATTACAATGGCCAGCTGGAAAATACGGGATACCCAAGCCAGTTATGGGATGCCCAAGAGCGGATGGCTTTCAATGGATGGCTGGGTGGCGATCACAAGATACCAATAATAACCTGTCAAAGAACAGAAAGTCAATATCATTTCATCTTGATGGAGCAGTAGACGTAAAGAAAGTAAATAGATCTTTTTGCCTTAAAACAGCAACAATGACGGACCTAAACAGAACCACATGGCCACCAG GTCAATACTGCGTTTACAAAAAAGGACCAGATTGCCCCGCCGGTCTGAAGAATGGCTTCGTCTACTGGGACGATGACGACTTGGTAAATGGAAATGACAACGGTGGAAACCTTCCCGATGGTGTGTACGACACGAATACGAAAATAGAGTTTTGCTGTCAGTCGGACGGAAACAAAAATGACCCTGTCCTCCTCCCCACAGAGACGCCATTTTACCTTTTTCCTTACAAATCAccaatttgtcaaatggttAAGTGGGCGGTGTTGACTCTCGAGTGGATATATTATGATACAGAAGACTTTTCGAACGATGACAACCGAGGAGGGGCGTATCCCTATGATGCATCCACAAAGCACCCAACCTTGTATTACTGCTACTACCGTG GTTGTAACAGAACCCTAACCTCAGTGAACGGCACTTTTCACTCTCCAAACTTTCCAAACAAGAAATCTGATGGAATGTATTGTGCCTGGAAAATCAAGGGTATTCCAGGCACTAGAATTCATTTACAGTTTTCAAACTTTAGTTTACATATCCAGAATGAAACCGAAAAGTTAATCGTGTACGATGGAGATGATGTCACTGGAATGGTGTTAGGAGTATTCTATGGAAGCCTCCTACCCCCTAGGAAAGGAATCTACTCGTCTTCAAACCATCTGCTGGTAATATTCGTGTCAAACGCGATTGCATCGCTCAGTGGATTTAACGCCTCGTACTTTGCTAAAGAAATGG CAACATCGGCTCCCACCAATGTAACGACGGCAAAGAGGCCCGAAGTTAAGTCATCAACAACTACCATGGCTACTACAGTACAGTCGTCAAAAAGCACTACAGCTGAAACGTCAGCCAGTGATGATCCGACCAAAGAGGGAGAAAAGAagaatcaaaggaaaaaatcagACGAAAAAA GTGTCAATGTGATAGCAGTTGCCATTCCTTTGGTGGGTCTGGTCATGTTAGCCTCCTTTTTTGGAGCTGCTTTCCTTTATTGGAAAAG GAATAGGAGAAGACAAAGAGGGAACGGAAACTCCGGACAAGCAGTTTATTTCAG GCCAATGGAAGCAGAAACAAGAACGTCAGTTGGAAACCCCTTCTATAATCAAACAGTGAAACCTATCGACACGTTTAAAGACGAGGGAGAAAGTTACAG TAATTTCACCAAAGAACGCACATCTTGTTTCGAAAATGCAGACGAGTTGTACGCGGACGTTCAAGAAGGGGAAGGAGAAATAAAGAATGGCACTTACACGGAGCAGCATAATGAAAACCCGTTATACGAAAGTTCAGGCAATGACACAATGGGAAACCCTATTTATGACAGGTTTGTAGCAGTGGACGTGAAAGGAGCAAAGGAAGTAGGAG TTCCACTTGAACGACGAATGCGCCGAAGAGAATTATTCGCTCAGAGGTACTTCTCATAA
- the LOC138012433 gene encoding uncharacterized protein isoform X2 yields MVWWTWIWLMSSLVWSALKSAESLQWPAGKYGIPKPVMGCPRADGFQWMAGWRSQDTNNNLSKNRKSISFHLDGAVDVKKVNRSFCLKTATMTDLNRTTWPPGQYCVYKKGPDCPAGLKNGFVYWDDDDLVNGNDNGGNLPDGVYDTNTKIEFCCQSDGNKNDPVLLPTETPFYLFPYKSPICQMVKWAVLTLEWIYYDTEDFSNDDNRGGAYPYDASTKHPTLYYCYYRGCNRTLTSVNGTFHSPNFPNKKSDGMYCAWKIKGIPGTRIHLQFSNFSLHIQNETEKLIVYDGDDVTGMVLGVFYGSLLPPRKGIYSSSNHLLVIFVSNAIASLSGFNASYFAKEMATSAPTNVTTAKRPEVKSSTTTMATTVQSSKSTTAETSASDDPTKEGEKKNQRKKSDEKSVNVIAVAIPLVGLVMLASFFGAAFLYWKRNRRRQRGNGNSGQAVYFRPMEAETRTSVGNPFYNQTVKPIDTFKDEGESYSNFTKERTSCFENADELYADVQEGEGEIKNGTYTEQHNENPLYESSGNDTMGNPIYDRFVAVDVKGAKEVGVPLERRMRRRELFAQRYFS; encoded by the exons AATCATTACAATGGCCAGCTGGAAAATACGGGATACCCAAGCCAGTTATGGGATGCCCAAGAGCGGATGGCTTTCAATGGATGGCTGGGTGGCGATCACAAGATACCAATAATAACCTGTCAAAGAACAGAAAGTCAATATCATTTCATCTTGATGGAGCAGTAGACGTAAAGAAAGTAAATAGATCTTTTTGCCTTAAAACAGCAACAATGACGGACCTAAACAGAACCACATGGCCACCAG GTCAATACTGCGTTTACAAAAAAGGACCAGATTGCCCCGCCGGTCTGAAGAATGGCTTCGTCTACTGGGACGATGACGACTTGGTAAATGGAAATGACAACGGTGGAAACCTTCCCGATGGTGTGTACGACACGAATACGAAAATAGAGTTTTGCTGTCAGTCGGACGGAAACAAAAATGACCCTGTCCTCCTCCCCACAGAGACGCCATTTTACCTTTTTCCTTACAAATCAccaatttgtcaaatggttAAGTGGGCGGTGTTGACTCTCGAGTGGATATATTATGATACAGAAGACTTTTCGAACGATGACAACCGAGGAGGGGCGTATCCCTATGATGCATCCACAAAGCACCCAACCTTGTATTACTGCTACTACCGTG GTTGTAACAGAACCCTAACCTCAGTGAACGGCACTTTTCACTCTCCAAACTTTCCAAACAAGAAATCTGATGGAATGTATTGTGCCTGGAAAATCAAGGGTATTCCAGGCACTAGAATTCATTTACAGTTTTCAAACTTTAGTTTACATATCCAGAATGAAACCGAAAAGTTAATCGTGTACGATGGAGATGATGTCACTGGAATGGTGTTAGGAGTATTCTATGGAAGCCTCCTACCCCCTAGGAAAGGAATCTACTCGTCTTCAAACCATCTGCTGGTAATATTCGTGTCAAACGCGATTGCATCGCTCAGTGGATTTAACGCCTCGTACTTTGCTAAAGAAATGG CAACATCGGCTCCCACCAATGTAACGACGGCAAAGAGGCCCGAAGTTAAGTCATCAACAACTACCATGGCTACTACAGTACAGTCGTCAAAAAGCACTACAGCTGAAACGTCAGCCAGTGATGATCCGACCAAAGAGGGAGAAAAGAagaatcaaaggaaaaaatcagACGAAAAAA GTGTCAATGTGATAGCAGTTGCCATTCCTTTGGTGGGTCTGGTCATGTTAGCCTCCTTTTTTGGAGCTGCTTTCCTTTATTGGAAAAG GAATAGGAGAAGACAAAGAGGGAACGGAAACTCCGGACAAGCAGTTTATTTCAG GCCAATGGAAGCAGAAACAAGAACGTCAGTTGGAAACCCCTTCTATAATCAAACAGTGAAACCTATCGACACGTTTAAAGACGAGGGAGAAAGTTACAG TAATTTCACCAAAGAACGCACATCTTGTTTCGAAAATGCAGACGAGTTGTACGCGGACGTTCAAGAAGGGGAAGGAGAAATAAAGAATGGCACTTACACGGAGCAGCATAATGAAAACCCGTTATACGAAAGTTCAGGCAATGACACAATGGGAAACCCTATTTATGACAGGTTTGTAGCAGTGGACGTGAAAGGAGCAAAGGAAGTAGGAG TTCCACTTGAACGACGAATGCGCCGAAGAGAATTATTCGCTCAGAGGTACTTCTCATAA
- the LOC138012433 gene encoding uncharacterized protein isoform X3, with product MVWWTWIWLMSSLVWSALKSADKIENYCIDFFCKGSRSIENTANKESLQWPAGKYGIPKPVMGCPRADGFQWMAGWRSQDTNNNLSKNRKSISFHLDGAVDVKKVNRSFCLKTATMTDLNRTTWPPGQYCVYKKGPDCPAGLKNGFVYWDDDDLVNGNDNGGNLPDGVYDTNTKIEFCCQSDGNKNDPVLLPTETPFYLFPYKSPICQMVKWAVLTLEWIYYDTEDFSNDDNRGGAYPYDASTKHPTLYYCYYRGCNRTLTSVNGTFHSPNFPNKKSDGMYCAWKIKGIPGTRIHLQFSNFSLHIQNETEKLIVYDGDDVTGMVLGVFYGSLLPPRKGIYSSSNHLLVIFVSNAIASLSGFNASYFAKEMATSAPTNVTTAKRPEVKSSTTTMATTVQSSKSTTAETSASDDPTKEGEKKNQRKKSDEKSVNVIAVAIPLVGLVMLASFFGAAFLYWKRNRRRQRGNGNSGQAVYFRPMEAETRTSVGNPFYNQTVKPIDTFKDEGESYSNFTKERTSCFENADELYADVQEGEGEIKNGTYTEQHNENPLYESSGNDTMGNPIYDSST from the exons AATCATTACAATGGCCAGCTGGAAAATACGGGATACCCAAGCCAGTTATGGGATGCCCAAGAGCGGATGGCTTTCAATGGATGGCTGGGTGGCGATCACAAGATACCAATAATAACCTGTCAAAGAACAGAAAGTCAATATCATTTCATCTTGATGGAGCAGTAGACGTAAAGAAAGTAAATAGATCTTTTTGCCTTAAAACAGCAACAATGACGGACCTAAACAGAACCACATGGCCACCAG GTCAATACTGCGTTTACAAAAAAGGACCAGATTGCCCCGCCGGTCTGAAGAATGGCTTCGTCTACTGGGACGATGACGACTTGGTAAATGGAAATGACAACGGTGGAAACCTTCCCGATGGTGTGTACGACACGAATACGAAAATAGAGTTTTGCTGTCAGTCGGACGGAAACAAAAATGACCCTGTCCTCCTCCCCACAGAGACGCCATTTTACCTTTTTCCTTACAAATCAccaatttgtcaaatggttAAGTGGGCGGTGTTGACTCTCGAGTGGATATATTATGATACAGAAGACTTTTCGAACGATGACAACCGAGGAGGGGCGTATCCCTATGATGCATCCACAAAGCACCCAACCTTGTATTACTGCTACTACCGTG GTTGTAACAGAACCCTAACCTCAGTGAACGGCACTTTTCACTCTCCAAACTTTCCAAACAAGAAATCTGATGGAATGTATTGTGCCTGGAAAATCAAGGGTATTCCAGGCACTAGAATTCATTTACAGTTTTCAAACTTTAGTTTACATATCCAGAATGAAACCGAAAAGTTAATCGTGTACGATGGAGATGATGTCACTGGAATGGTGTTAGGAGTATTCTATGGAAGCCTCCTACCCCCTAGGAAAGGAATCTACTCGTCTTCAAACCATCTGCTGGTAATATTCGTGTCAAACGCGATTGCATCGCTCAGTGGATTTAACGCCTCGTACTTTGCTAAAGAAATGG CAACATCGGCTCCCACCAATGTAACGACGGCAAAGAGGCCCGAAGTTAAGTCATCAACAACTACCATGGCTACTACAGTACAGTCGTCAAAAAGCACTACAGCTGAAACGTCAGCCAGTGATGATCCGACCAAAGAGGGAGAAAAGAagaatcaaaggaaaaaatcagACGAAAAAA GTGTCAATGTGATAGCAGTTGCCATTCCTTTGGTGGGTCTGGTCATGTTAGCCTCCTTTTTTGGAGCTGCTTTCCTTTATTGGAAAAG GAATAGGAGAAGACAAAGAGGGAACGGAAACTCCGGACAAGCAGTTTATTTCAG GCCAATGGAAGCAGAAACAAGAACGTCAGTTGGAAACCCCTTCTATAATCAAACAGTGAAACCTATCGACACGTTTAAAGACGAGGGAGAAAGTTACAG TAATTTCACCAAAGAACGCACATCTTGTTTCGAAAATGCAGACGAGTTGTACGCGGACGTTCAAGAAGGGGAAGGAGAAATAAAGAATGGCACTTACACGGAGCAGCATAATGAAAACCCGTTATACGAAAGTTCAGGCAATGACACAATGGGAAACCCTATTTATGACAG TTCCACTTGA